One genomic segment of Microcella indica includes these proteins:
- a CDS encoding DUF6804 family protein produces MTRPRTRTDHPGPREFRRPALAPGVLAAAVALAGLPLVGTETFMPIRYVLAVLALIIAWFAVEVRHWWWLPIPLVIAVLWNPVFPFAFDGLWGFAAQYLAALGFLIVAVLLKVTPRAASGEGTRGAP; encoded by the coding sequence ATGACCAGGCCGCGCACGCGAACCGATCATCCCGGTCCACGGGAGTTCCGGCGTCCGGCTCTCGCTCCTGGGGTTCTCGCCGCCGCCGTCGCGCTGGCAGGCCTGCCGCTCGTCGGCACCGAGACGTTCATGCCCATTCGGTACGTGCTGGCGGTCTTGGCGCTCATCATCGCGTGGTTCGCCGTCGAGGTTCGACACTGGTGGTGGTTGCCGATCCCGCTGGTCATCGCCGTGCTGTGGAACCCCGTCTTCCCATTCGCTTTCGACGGTCTCTGGGGGTTCGCCGCTCAGTATCTCGCGGCCCTCGGCTTTCTCATCGTCGCTGTTCTGCTCAAAGTCACCCCTCGGGCGGCGTCAGGGGAGGGTACCCGCGGCGCACCATGA
- the ccsB gene encoding c-type cytochrome biogenesis protein CcsB — protein sequence MMDNLVAYSLVAVYSAMGVYTVAFILFTLDLAKRSAQRAEPVAARAQQAAVNSSSMTSVLERPVAPLQSGGATRYERAGLALSILGFVLHAAAVLTRGFAAERVPWTNMFEFGLTATVVMMGTFVAVQLWKDLRYLGAYITGFVVLSLGIVTVNFYVDVVPTPPALQSAWLVIHVLVAALATAFFAIGAGLSIMQLMQARREARESAGLRFLDTLPGASVLESLAYRVTVVGFVFWTFTLIAGAIWAERAWGRYWGWDTKEVWTFIIWTLFAGYIHARATRGWRGNRSAWLAIVGFGAVLFNYSIVNLYFNGLHSYSGL from the coding sequence GTGATGGACAATCTCGTTGCCTACTCCCTCGTCGCCGTGTATTCGGCCATGGGCGTCTACACGGTCGCCTTCATCCTCTTCACGCTCGATCTGGCCAAGAGGTCTGCCCAGCGCGCCGAGCCGGTAGCCGCGCGGGCGCAGCAGGCGGCTGTGAACTCCTCGAGCATGACCAGCGTCCTCGAACGTCCGGTTGCTCCGCTCCAGTCGGGCGGAGCAACCAGGTACGAGCGAGCGGGCCTCGCCCTCTCGATCCTCGGGTTCGTGCTGCACGCTGCCGCCGTCCTCACGCGCGGCTTCGCTGCGGAGCGCGTGCCGTGGACGAACATGTTCGAGTTTGGTCTCACCGCCACCGTCGTCATGATGGGTACTTTCGTCGCCGTGCAACTGTGGAAAGACCTCCGCTATCTTGGCGCCTACATCACGGGGTTCGTCGTGCTCTCGCTGGGGATCGTCACCGTCAACTTTTACGTGGATGTTGTCCCCACTCCGCCCGCACTGCAGTCGGCGTGGCTCGTCATCCATGTTCTCGTCGCTGCCCTGGCTACCGCATTCTTCGCGATCGGTGCCGGGCTCTCCATCATGCAGCTGATGCAGGCGCGGCGTGAGGCCCGCGAGAGTGCGGGCCTGCGTTTCCTCGACACGTTGCCCGGCGCATCCGTTCTCGAATCGCTCGCCTACCGGGTGACGGTCGTCGGCTTCGTGTTCTGGACATTCACGCTCATCGCCGGCGCCATCTGGGCCGAGCGCGCCTGGGGTCGGTACTGGGGCTGGGACACCAAGGAGGTCTGGACCTTCATCATCTGGACGCTCTTCGCCGGCTACATCCATGCGCGCGCGACGCGGGGCTGGCGGGGCAACCGCTCGGCGTGGCTCGCGATCGTCGGCTTCGGCGCCGTGCTCTTCAACTACTCGATCGTCAACCTGTACTTCAACGGGCTGCACTCGTACTCGGGGCTGTAG
- the lnt gene encoding apolipoprotein N-acyltransferase codes for MMGVHDRGEAIPLWLALPLAAGAGLLLDAGFPDRGVWPLPFFGVGLLLVALTGRSAASALLVGFVAGASFYLALIQWASLFLGPLPMGALVALQAALFALGCLLISLAYRWLPASGANRHARYLVPPTIAGLWVLREMVASTWPYGGFSWGRLAMSQSESPFSDLLSWVGLSGVSFLMVSLVALVVEMLRSFSPARWGDAVVPALLAAVLVALPTWPMSSTGSMRVAAIQGNGPAGYFDDRDDGALLAAQYEATLPVLDRDLDVILWPEGSTDRSPLDDARTAAAFDRVSRQAGAPLIGWAVTERGGLTYNTQILWQQGSGAVDFYDKRHPVPFGEYVPDREFWRPFAPDLIDLVARDYTPGSADAVFTVDGVPTGINICFDIADDVVLRDSVLEGAQVIFSASNNADFGRTDQSAQQLAIARARAIELGRTVVNVSTVGLTAIIGPDGRTLAQLPWHEPGSIVAEVELFEGLTPAAAAGGWFELAAAGLGVGVLLMAWSSNGSARRRAESMAMRERA; via the coding sequence ATGATGGGTGTCCATGACCGCGGCGAAGCGATTCCCTTGTGGCTCGCTCTTCCGCTTGCTGCAGGAGCTGGGCTCCTTCTGGATGCGGGCTTCCCGGATCGTGGTGTGTGGCCCCTACCATTCTTCGGGGTCGGGCTGCTGCTTGTTGCCCTCACCGGACGGAGCGCGGCTAGCGCGCTGCTCGTGGGCTTCGTGGCGGGCGCGTCCTTCTACCTCGCGTTGATTCAATGGGCATCGCTCTTCCTCGGCCCATTACCGATGGGGGCTCTCGTCGCCCTGCAGGCGGCACTGTTCGCGCTCGGGTGTCTACTGATCTCTCTCGCGTATAGATGGCTTCCGGCGTCTGGTGCGAACCGTCATGCGCGGTACCTGGTGCCTCCCACAATCGCCGGTTTGTGGGTTCTTCGCGAGATGGTTGCCAGCACGTGGCCGTATGGCGGTTTCTCCTGGGGACGGCTCGCCATGTCGCAGTCGGAGAGCCCGTTCAGCGATCTGCTCTCGTGGGTCGGGCTGTCGGGAGTGAGCTTCCTCATGGTGTCGCTCGTGGCGCTCGTCGTCGAGATGTTGCGCTCGTTCTCGCCTGCCCGCTGGGGTGACGCGGTGGTACCAGCGCTCCTGGCCGCGGTGCTCGTCGCCCTACCGACATGGCCGATGTCGTCCACCGGCAGCATGCGCGTCGCCGCGATTCAGGGGAACGGACCGGCGGGATACTTCGATGACCGCGACGACGGCGCGCTCTTGGCCGCGCAGTACGAGGCGACGCTTCCCGTGCTGGATCGCGATCTGGATGTGATCCTCTGGCCGGAAGGCTCGACGGACCGCAGCCCGCTCGACGACGCACGAACCGCTGCCGCATTCGATCGGGTATCGCGGCAAGCGGGCGCTCCGCTGATCGGCTGGGCTGTCACCGAGCGTGGAGGACTCACCTACAACACGCAGATTCTGTGGCAGCAAGGCTCGGGAGCAGTCGACTTCTACGACAAGCGTCACCCCGTTCCCTTCGGCGAGTACGTGCCGGATCGTGAATTCTGGCGACCGTTTGCTCCCGATCTCATCGACCTGGTAGCGCGGGACTACACGCCGGGGTCGGCCGATGCCGTCTTCACCGTCGATGGAGTGCCCACGGGTATCAATATCTGCTTCGACATTGCAGACGATGTCGTGCTCCGAGACTCGGTCCTGGAGGGCGCGCAGGTCATCTTCTCGGCCTCCAACAATGCCGACTTCGGTCGCACCGACCAGAGCGCGCAACAGTTGGCCATTGCTCGGGCTCGCGCTATCGAGCTGGGGCGCACGGTGGTCAATGTTTCGACCGTCGGCCTCACGGCCATCATCGGCCCTGACGGGCGCACACTGGCTCAGCTTCCCTGGCACGAACCAGGGAGCATCGTCGCGGAGGTCGAGCTTTTCGAGGGTCTGACGCCTGCTGCAGCCGCCGGCGGATGGTTCGAGCTCGCCGCGGCCGGTCTCGGCGTCGGCGTCCTCCTCATGGCATGGTCGAGCAACGGCTCTGCGCGACGACGAGCCGAATCGATGGCGATGCGCGAAAGGGCGTGA
- a CDS encoding DsbA family protein, translated as MPRKTRPVKSARRKKSPVSPRAAQLIAVGVALALIAIIVAIVVSSLNRAEPQALPTVAPSDAGELLRENPHLLSDVAPQDADAVLVEFVDFQCPACSAASPIVQQVADEYGDRLAVVVRNLPLTSIHPHAVEAAVAAEAAAAQGEFAAMYKELFATQQEWSSARGDQSDTFRDLAEQLGLDMDEYDRVVDDPATRERIALDQADAFALGATGTPSFFLDGELVQLNSFDDLRAAVDSALQ; from the coding sequence ATGCCCCGAAAAACTCGGCCCGTGAAGTCCGCCCGCCGCAAGAAGTCGCCCGTGTCGCCGCGCGCCGCACAACTCATCGCGGTCGGCGTGGCGCTCGCCCTCATCGCGATCATCGTCGCGATCGTCGTTTCGAGTCTCAACCGGGCGGAGCCGCAAGCATTGCCGACAGTTGCGCCGAGCGACGCAGGCGAACTGTTGCGGGAGAACCCGCACCTGCTCTCGGACGTGGCGCCGCAGGACGCGGATGCTGTGCTCGTCGAGTTCGTCGACTTCCAATGCCCCGCCTGCTCTGCGGCGAGCCCCATCGTTCAGCAAGTGGCCGACGAGTACGGCGACCGCCTCGCCGTCGTCGTGCGCAATCTACCGCTCACTAGCATTCACCCGCACGCTGTGGAAGCTGCGGTTGCCGCCGAGGCCGCTGCCGCACAAGGGGAATTCGCGGCGATGTACAAGGAGTTGTTTGCGACGCAGCAGGAGTGGAGTTCGGCTCGCGGCGATCAGTCCGACACGTTCCGTGACCTGGCCGAACAGCTCGGCCTTGACATGGACGAGTACGACCGCGTCGTCGACGACCCAGCGACGCGAGAGCGAATTGCACTCGACCAGGCAGACGCCTTCGCGCTCGGGGCAACAGGCACCCCGAGCTTTTTCCTCGACGGCGAACTCGTTCAGCTCAACTCCTTTGACGACCTGCGTGCGGCTGTCGATTCCGCGCTCCAGTAG